One genomic region from Phycodurus eques isolate BA_2022a chromosome 16, UOR_Pequ_1.1, whole genome shotgun sequence encodes:
- the gper1 gene encoding G-protein coupled estrogen receptor 1 has translation MEVQTTSLVWIYVNVTVNTSDEFNSTESSEKSYAIGLFLSCLYTILLFPIGFIGNILILVVNLNHREKMTIPDLYFVNLAVADLILVADSLIEVFNLNEKYYDYAVLCTFMSLFLQVNMYSSIFFLTWMSFDRYVALAGSVGCSPLRTMRHAKLSCGLIWMASILATLLPFTIVQTQHRGELHFCFANVFEIQWLEVTIGFLLPFSVIGLCYSLIVRILMRAQKHRGLWPRRQKALRMIVVVVLVFFICWLPENVFISIQLLQGTADPARRTTATLWHDYPLAGHIVNLAAFSNSCLNPIIYSFLGETFRDKLRLFVKQKANWSAVGLHLGPPVRTEVSEV, from the coding sequence ATGGAAGTGCAGACCACCTCCCTGGTGTGGATTTACGTTAACGTGACGGTCAACACTTCCGACGAGTTCAACTCCACTGAGAGCTCGGAGAAGTCTTACGCTATCGGTCTCTTCCTGTCCTGCCTCTACACCATCCTCCTCTTCCCCATCGGATTCATAGGCAACATCCTGATCCTGGTGGTCAACCTGAACCACCGCGAGAAGATGACCATCCCCGACCTGTACTTCGTCAACCTGGCGGTGGCCGACCTGATCCTGGTGGCCGACTCGCTCATCGAGGTGTTCAACCTGAACGAGAAGTACTACGACTATGCCGTGCTGTGCACCTTCATGTCACTCTTCCTGCAGGTCAACATGTACAGCAGCATCTTCTTCCTCACGTGGATGAGCTTCGACCGCTACGTGGCGCTGGCCGGCTCGGTGGGCTGCAGCCCGCTGAGGACCATGCGGCACGCCAAGCTCAGCTGCGGCCTCATCTGGATGGCGTCCATTCTGGCCACGCTTCTGCCCTTCACCATCGTGCAGACGCAGCACCGCGGCGAGCTCCACTTCTGTTTCGCCAACGTCTTCGAGATCCAGTGGCTGGAGGTGACGATCGGCTTTCTGCTGCCGTTCTCCGTCATCGGCCTGTGCTACTCCCTGATCGTACGGATCCTCATGCGGGCGCAGAAGCATCGCGGGCTGTGGCCGAGGCGGCAGAAGGCATTGCGGATGATCGTGGTGGTGGTGCTGGTCTTCTTCATCTGCTGGCTGCCGGAGAACGTCTTCATCAGCATCCAGCTGCTGCAGGGCACCGCCGACCCGGCCCGCAGGACCACCGCCACGCTGTGGCACGACTACCCgctggcgggccacatcgtCAACCTGGCCGCCTTTTCCAACAGCTGCCTCAACCCCATCATCTACAGCTTTCTGGGAGAGACCTTCCGGGACAAGTTGAGGCTCTTTGTCAAGCAGAAGGCCAACTGGTCGGCCGTCGGTCTACATTTGGGACCTCCGGTCAGGACTGAGGTGTCCGAGGTGTAA